The following coding sequences lie in one Vibrio sp. ED004 genomic window:
- a CDS encoding proprotein convertase P-domain-containing protein, producing the protein MKKSSLYLALCLASAISSAAEWDYPIGSTVVTTQQEAKAYLENAYPEVGTLRFRYETQSKLGNHYNFDVLIEGDYQQQKSMVLSTNTDQQVLRVFRSLENTVLLNGNPTTAAELEAPRLLEAERPPSLSSGQVVSTHVNVFSPDLRTMDRSAPPETLLTDVSQYPNSPSYVQTDVEVLNHSDGIYLTNDRVSQVDAAALYSIDPDSGAVTNRDASNFLAAEGVTKFTDLADLQNVDWQDTRFPQLMVFAHLDQSLRYISSLGFDVFDAPLEFDGRGLSADNSTYYYGPKATLFGVGGGSPDALDGDVILHELGHGIHYHIVKDWAYGHTGAIGEGFGDYWAGSFSFRTQYENAQTRGQEFEIDTVFNWDGYFGVRNTTRSLWNQRARYFRQAEYRPHESVAGELGDELWSTPLFQALKAAVEQYGELAFKEFDSIILESMYGLGRGMKMHDLAESTLFVAQQLYPNRDYAEILKQKFDMHGLIIEPFKVEVPDHYVDPKKPLTIELYPTLRQAQVDGEINISELVKSFVTPPVNQLTIEATLPTGEVCGSSVTMNTNVDYRYSDTLKSQKWQHDLPFVYGLPVLESDIKELDSYLPDSRFSSTNQPIVGFKTFNFTLSGTDQIADENFGMYLEIEHPRLSDLVVTLISPKGTRVDLLNHKSTRFSGFEGYFTLKHDSVLDSFKGEPINGAWRLEIADYVNGETGSLKRWGLGTISKYECGETTTSPQEPIATNSSSGGSTSPILILFMSLLALGRSFATRYLPQMAGLFKNKTRR; encoded by the coding sequence ATGAAGAAGAGTTCTCTTTATCTCGCTTTGTGCCTAGCTTCTGCAATAAGCAGTGCCGCTGAGTGGGATTACCCAATTGGCAGCACCGTTGTGACAACGCAACAAGAAGCTAAGGCTTATTTGGAAAATGCTTATCCTGAGGTTGGTACGCTAAGGTTTCGCTATGAAACACAGTCTAAATTGGGGAACCACTACAATTTCGATGTATTGATCGAAGGTGATTATCAACAACAGAAGTCTATGGTTCTTTCCACGAATACTGACCAACAGGTGTTACGTGTTTTCAGAAGCTTAGAAAATACCGTGTTACTCAACGGAAATCCGACAACGGCTGCTGAGTTAGAAGCGCCTCGTTTATTAGAAGCAGAACGTCCGCCGAGCTTAAGCAGTGGGCAAGTTGTTTCGACTCATGTGAACGTGTTCAGTCCAGATTTGAGAACTATGGATAGGTCTGCGCCACCAGAAACGCTATTAACGGATGTGAGCCAGTATCCGAACTCTCCGAGCTATGTCCAAACGGATGTGGAGGTGTTGAACCATAGTGATGGAATCTACCTTACCAATGATCGTGTCTCTCAGGTTGATGCAGCTGCCTTATACTCGATTGACCCTGACTCGGGTGCTGTAACGAACCGTGATGCTTCAAATTTCCTTGCAGCTGAAGGTGTCACTAAGTTTACTGACCTGGCTGATTTACAAAATGTAGATTGGCAAGACACGCGATTCCCACAGTTGATGGTTTTTGCTCACCTTGATCAGTCTTTGCGTTATATCAGTAGCTTGGGCTTTGATGTGTTTGATGCACCTCTTGAGTTCGACGGTAGAGGACTATCTGCAGATAACTCGACTTACTACTACGGCCCTAAAGCAACTCTGTTTGGTGTCGGTGGTGGTTCTCCAGATGCATTAGACGGCGATGTGATTCTACATGAGCTTGGGCATGGGATTCATTATCACATAGTAAAAGATTGGGCTTATGGTCATACCGGTGCAATCGGTGAAGGTTTTGGTGATTACTGGGCGGGTAGCTTTAGCTTTCGTACTCAATATGAAAATGCACAAACTCGTGGACAAGAGTTCGAGATTGATACCGTCTTTAATTGGGATGGCTACTTTGGCGTAAGAAATACCACTCGCAGCCTTTGGAACCAAAGAGCACGGTACTTTAGACAAGCGGAATATCGCCCCCATGAAAGTGTTGCGGGTGAGCTAGGTGATGAGCTTTGGTCAACGCCGTTGTTCCAAGCTCTGAAAGCCGCGGTTGAACAGTATGGTGAGCTCGCTTTTAAAGAGTTCGATTCAATCATACTTGAGTCTATGTACGGGCTCGGTCGAGGGATGAAAATGCATGATCTAGCTGAGAGCACGCTGTTTGTGGCTCAACAGCTCTATCCTAATCGAGATTATGCTGAAATATTGAAGCAAAAGTTTGATATGCATGGACTGATCATCGAACCATTTAAAGTAGAGGTCCCTGATCATTATGTTGATCCAAAGAAGCCGCTGACCATTGAGTTGTACCCGACGTTAAGACAGGCTCAAGTCGATGGCGAAATCAATATTTCAGAACTGGTGAAGTCGTTTGTTACTCCTCCGGTTAACCAACTAACGATCGAAGCGACACTTCCTACAGGCGAGGTGTGTGGTTCTTCTGTCACCATGAATACGAATGTCGATTATCGATACAGCGACACCCTCAAATCACAAAAGTGGCAGCATGATTTGCCCTTTGTATATGGCTTGCCTGTACTCGAATCCGATATCAAAGAGTTGGATAGCTATCTTCCCGATAGCCGATTTAGCTCGACTAATCAGCCGATCGTTGGCTTTAAAACATTCAATTTCACACTAAGTGGAACGGATCAGATCGCAGACGAAAATTTCGGTATGTATTTAGAAATCGAGCATCCTCGTTTAAGCGACTTAGTGGTAACTCTGATTTCACCAAAGGGAACTCGAGTTGATTTACTTAACCATAAGTCGACACGCTTTTCTGGCTTTGAGGGCTACTTCACACTCAAGCATGACTCGGTTCTTGATTCGTTTAAAGGTGAGCCTATTAATGGGGCTTGGCGTTTAGAAATTGCCGATTATGTAAATGGTGAAACTGGGAGCTTAAAGCGTTGGGGTCTCGGTACTATTTCGAAATACGAATGTGGAGAAACGACGACTTCACCTCAAGAACCAATAGCTACCAATAGCTCTTCTGGTGGCTCAACTTCACCTATCTTGATTCTATTTATGTCCTTGCTCGCGTTAGGCAGGTCATTTGCTACACGTTACTTGCCTCAAATGGCAGGGCTCTTTAAAAACAAAACAAGAAGATAA
- a CDS encoding DUF1566 domain-containing protein has protein sequence MKPQLTILAISLALAGCGGSGGSDTSATVAPTYTVSGTVTAQNVDLQSKVCADINQNYMCDSGEPSSTANANGEFSITSTKKSILSVPLLAQVDTGIAANNTSGSASSYAYIAAPGLQKNTGNEINGISSLLAGYVADGLTVAEANSKLKAQLAKSGISISGDIQDDLSASELASLEQNIVSTIKAFKHSNRAFMLAQLSAKFDKSAADYVNGVLTNDEVTAFANFLEGELKAATALNDTGVLRYFSDIDDTQNVAEPQSSFPGQDVEYGFDKTELNSNTGNGFQFAKLDSSGQVLADDAAQWSCVLDQRSGLIWESKTDDENSVQYKDRILALELPGLVTPYDQDVDLATCKTKGDAICTTQDYVEHINAMNLCGKSDWRLPTFHEFYNLLDFGETEINSDGEVYGLTYKYFPHQTLGIDYTTYTGSVWTQSITYSQYTNSAVTGGFYYNEIGNQGSDRRVVGSIEIYSGDVDSSDNYDSYQFPVRLVSLQGK, from the coding sequence ATGAAACCTCAATTGACTATTTTGGCCATCTCTTTGGCCCTAGCTGGCTGTGGTGGTTCGGGCGGTTCCGATACCTCTGCAACGGTAGCACCAACCTACACAGTTTCAGGTACTGTGACAGCACAGAATGTAGATTTACAAAGTAAGGTCTGTGCAGACATCAATCAAAACTACATGTGTGATAGTGGAGAGCCAAGTTCGACGGCTAACGCGAATGGCGAATTTAGTATTACCAGTACTAAGAAGTCGATTTTATCGGTTCCTTTATTAGCTCAAGTGGATACGGGGATTGCAGCCAATAACACGAGCGGTTCTGCATCTTCTTACGCTTATATTGCAGCTCCCGGTCTTCAAAAAAATACGGGAAATGAGATTAATGGTATTAGTTCATTGCTGGCGGGTTATGTTGCAGATGGGCTGACGGTTGCTGAGGCCAACAGCAAATTAAAAGCACAGCTTGCGAAAAGTGGTATCTCTATTTCTGGTGACATACAAGACGATTTATCTGCGTCTGAGCTCGCGAGTTTGGAGCAAAATATCGTATCAACAATCAAGGCGTTTAAGCACTCGAATCGTGCATTCATGCTGGCTCAGTTGAGTGCGAAATTTGATAAGAGTGCGGCTGATTATGTAAATGGCGTGCTCACAAATGATGAAGTTACCGCTTTTGCTAATTTCTTAGAAGGTGAATTGAAAGCTGCCACAGCATTGAATGATACTGGTGTTCTACGCTATTTCTCAGATATCGATGATACACAAAATGTCGCTGAGCCACAGAGTTCATTCCCAGGTCAAGATGTAGAATACGGCTTTGATAAAACAGAGCTGAATAGCAATACGGGCAATGGTTTCCAGTTTGCAAAGTTAGATTCAAGTGGTCAGGTGCTTGCTGATGATGCTGCACAGTGGTCTTGTGTCCTCGATCAACGCAGTGGCTTGATTTGGGAGTCAAAAACGGATGATGAAAACTCTGTTCAATATAAAGATCGGATCTTAGCGCTAGAGTTACCTGGATTAGTAACGCCTTACGATCAGGATGTTGATCTAGCGACGTGTAAAACGAAAGGTGATGCGATATGTACCACTCAAGATTACGTTGAGCATATCAACGCAATGAACTTATGCGGTAAGTCAGATTGGCGTTTACCAACGTTCCATGAGTTCTACAACTTGCTCGACTTCGGTGAAACGGAGATCAACTCAGATGGTGAAGTTTATGGTTTAACTTACAAGTACTTCCCGCATCAAACTCTTGGTATTGACTACACAACTTACACTGGTTCGGTGTGGACTCAATCCATTACTTATAGTCAATACACAAATAGCGCTGTCACGGGTGGCTTCTATTATAACGAGATTGGAAATCAGGGATCAGATAGAAGGGTTGTTGGTTCTATAGAGATCTATTCAGGTGATGTTGATTCTTCAGATAATTATGATTCGTACCAATTCCCAGTTCGTTTAGTTTCACTACAAGGTAAATAG
- a CDS encoding DUF1566 domain-containing protein: MKNLLTITLIGLFSAGAMAQECSLDMEKSAPSTRYVANDNGTFSDELTGLTWMRCQLGKSWDTKTLACSGPAETYHWQSALAMVESINDQSGSHALHQFGGEKEWRMPNIKELVSLKEVACHSPAMSHKVFGDTFNVEAGNLAVYIWSSTPASDGQSVMTFDSINGEVYQYNAAQYKFSVLLVAE, encoded by the coding sequence ATGAAAAATTTACTCACTATCACTTTAATTGGCCTATTTTCTGCGGGTGCAATGGCACAAGAGTGCAGCTTAGATATGGAAAAATCGGCGCCGAGCACGCGTTATGTTGCGAATGATAATGGGACGTTTAGCGATGAACTGACAGGGTTAACTTGGATGCGTTGCCAACTGGGGAAAAGTTGGGATACAAAGACGTTAGCTTGTAGTGGGCCGGCTGAAACCTATCATTGGCAGAGTGCGCTTGCTATGGTCGAATCAATCAATGATCAGAGTGGCAGTCATGCGTTACATCAGTTCGGTGGTGAAAAAGAGTGGCGCATGCCAAACATCAAAGAATTAGTGTCATTAAAAGAAGTGGCTTGTCACTCTCCAGCAATGAGTCACAAGGTGTTTGGTGATACGTTTAACGTTGAAGCTGGAAACTTAGCCGTTTATATATGGAGTTCAACTCCTGCGAGTGATGGTCAAAGCGTGATGACGTTTGATTCGATTAATGGTGAGGTTTACCAGTACAACGCTGCGCAATACAAGTTTAGTGTTTTATTAGTTGCAGAGTGA
- a CDS encoding methyl-accepting chemotaxis protein: MRQLLSGLSIKIQILIPVLFSVVLLLTGVIIGGDKLENAFKDVSTATDQLILHKEELSEIVDNSYGMRIKAIYSLFNADDVKTLVATLNEKRDQNTRLLNSLDTVPGMQDEVAAMSKAMNHYVDFSRTTMLPLLKAKHGDTALSSDFEARYQVAIDQYRHAGNDMVQAINTLSKKLNLLAIQEVDINGQQHTSTLGTATIALLVILSIALVISWTLAGIIVKPLSNIQETMREVAKGNLLVKAEEYGDNEISRLAQDVNKSVEQLRDTVSSLSRISIEVASASTELAAVMTQSSANSDQEKQEVEQVASAVNQLESTAANVNENAVQADSASKQADEMATHSMSLFNESNQANEQMAVQLSEAANVVGTLKEQSEQIGKVIEVIQSISEQTNLLALNAAIEAARAGESGRGFAVVADEVRMLAARTQDSTKEIQTIIEGLQVQSGNANESMSSSLAMLEHNQTLAAEVSAALSGIANSVTDMTEINTQVASAAEEQSQVTSDINRNISNIYSLVSQNVTGITQAAAASHELSNLAEQQKQQLDYFKV; the protein is encoded by the coding sequence ATGCGCCAACTTCTCAGTGGCTTATCGATAAAAATACAAATTCTCATTCCAGTACTCTTTTCTGTCGTATTACTTTTGACGGGTGTCATCATCGGTGGTGACAAACTGGAAAACGCTTTTAAAGACGTATCAACAGCAACCGATCAACTCATCCTACATAAAGAAGAACTCAGCGAAATCGTCGACAACAGCTATGGCATGCGCATCAAAGCGATCTACAGCCTATTCAATGCTGATGATGTGAAGACACTGGTTGCAACGCTCAATGAAAAGCGTGACCAGAATACTCGTTTACTGAATTCATTAGACACAGTGCCAGGCATGCAAGATGAAGTAGCCGCAATGAGCAAAGCGATGAATCACTATGTCGACTTTTCTCGAACCACTATGCTGCCTCTATTAAAAGCAAAGCATGGCGATACTGCGCTATCGTCTGATTTTGAGGCTCGCTACCAAGTTGCCATCGATCAATACCGTCACGCGGGTAATGACATGGTGCAAGCAATCAACACACTTTCTAAGAAGCTCAACCTGCTTGCCATTCAAGAAGTCGACATCAATGGCCAACAACATACCAGCACACTGGGTACGGCGACCATTGCCCTGTTAGTGATTCTTTCTATCGCATTAGTCATTAGCTGGACGCTAGCAGGTATCATTGTTAAGCCGCTGAGCAATATTCAAGAAACCATGCGTGAAGTAGCCAAAGGTAACCTACTGGTTAAAGCGGAAGAGTATGGTGATAACGAGATTTCACGCCTTGCCCAAGACGTAAACAAATCCGTTGAGCAACTGCGTGACACGGTAAGTTCATTGTCTCGAATCAGTATCGAAGTCGCTTCTGCATCTACAGAACTGGCGGCAGTAATGACACAATCAAGCGCTAACTCAGACCAAGAGAAGCAAGAAGTGGAACAAGTCGCTTCTGCCGTAAACCAGTTAGAAAGCACAGCTGCAAACGTGAACGAGAACGCAGTACAAGCTGATTCGGCGTCTAAGCAAGCTGACGAAATGGCGACACACAGCATGAGCCTGTTTAATGAGAGCAACCAAGCTAACGAGCAAATGGCGGTTCAACTGAGCGAAGCAGCGAACGTTGTCGGCACGCTAAAAGAACAATCAGAGCAAATTGGTAAAGTTATTGAGGTGATTCAAAGCATCTCAGAACAGACCAACCTGCTTGCGCTTAATGCAGCAATTGAAGCAGCGCGTGCCGGTGAAAGTGGCCGTGGTTTCGCGGTTGTTGCCGATGAAGTTCGAATGCTAGCAGCACGCACTCAAGATTCAACCAAAGAGATCCAAACCATTATTGAAGGTTTGCAGGTTCAATCTGGCAACGCTAACGAGAGCATGAGCAGCTCACTAGCAATGCTAGAGCACAACCAAACACTGGCAGCGGAAGTAAGCGCGGCCCTTTCCGGCATTGCTAACTCAGTAACAGACATGACGGAGATTAACACTCAGGTAGCCTCAGCGGCAGAAGAGCAAAGCCAAGTAACGTCAGACATCAACCGTAATATCTCAAACATCTACAGCTTGGTAAGCCAGAACGTAACCGGTATCACTCAAGCTGCAGCAGCAAGCCACGAGCTATCTAACCTAGCTGAGCAACAAAAGCAGCAGTTGGACTATTTTAAGGTTTAG
- a CDS encoding phosphate ABC transporter substrate-binding protein — protein sequence MKKTVIGAIALLGALTVNTASAKETISVVGSNSASPLVEVFAETYMNKGEPVFIEIQAPGSSAGIKAAKNGSADLGISSRDLKEEEKTADLKELVIARDGIAVVVNPNNEVSALTAEQITSIYKGDITNWKDVGGADKPIVAITRDTASGTRGAFEDIMKLKKTIGDKKVSAISQRAQVANGNGALKVSVASNPYAIGFISLGTVDESVQALTIDGAAATVDNVKNGSYKVARPFLVLYKAGAPTAETQQFLDWMVADEAQAIADKKGYITVN from the coding sequence ATGAAAAAGACAGTTATCGGTGCAATCGCACTACTAGGCGCTCTAACAGTGAATACAGCTTCAGCTAAAGAAACTATCTCTGTAGTTGGCTCTAACAGTGCTTCTCCACTGGTTGAAGTTTTTGCAGAAACCTACATGAATAAAGGCGAACCAGTGTTCATCGAAATTCAAGCACCAGGTTCTTCTGCAGGCATCAAAGCAGCAAAAAATGGAAGTGCTGACCTTGGTATCTCTTCTCGTGACCTAAAAGAAGAAGAGAAAACAGCTGACCTGAAAGAGCTAGTTATCGCTCGTGACGGTATCGCAGTTGTTGTTAACCCGAACAACGAAGTATCTGCTCTAACTGCTGAGCAAATCACTTCAATCTACAAAGGCGACATCACTAACTGGAAAGATGTTGGCGGTGCTGACAAGCCAATCGTAGCAATCACTCGTGATACTGCATCTGGTACACGTGGTGCATTCGAAGACATCATGAAGCTTAAGAAGACAATTGGCGATAAGAAAGTATCGGCTATCTCTCAACGTGCACAAGTTGCAAACGGTAACGGCGCACTTAAAGTTTCTGTAGCAAGCAACCCATACGCTATCGGCTTTATCTCTCTAGGTACAGTTGACGAATCTGTTCAAGCTCTAACTATCGACGGCGCTGCTGCGACTGTAGACAACGTTAAGAACGGTTCTTACAAAGTTGCTCGTCCTTTCCTAGTTCTTTACAAAGCAGGCGCTCCAACAGCTGAAACTCAACAATT